The Candidatus Bathyarchaeia archaeon nucleotide sequence TCAGGAGGGATCAAGACCGACGAGCGAATGGCGACTTCCGCATCAAACGTGTTCGCAGCTGGAGATTGCATAGAAACATACGACCGAATAACTCGTCGGCACGTATTCTTCCAGCTTGCAACCACAGCAGTAAGACAAGCACTAGTGGCAGGGACCAACGCGGCAGGGGGAAATGCGAAGTATCCCGGGTCAACGGGAGTGGCAACCGTCAAGTTGTTCGGACTGGAGGTGGCATCTTTTGGGCCGACCACAACAGCTTCGGAAAAATCAGGTATTCATCCTGTTTCTGTCAGAGTAACTGGGTCAACTCGGCTTCCGTATTACCCGGGGGGCAAAGATCTCACTGTCAAGCTTCTCGCAGACCCTAAGGACGGGCGGCTATTGGGGGCTCAGTTCATAGGTGAGGAGGGTGCCACTCTGAGAGCCAATTTCGCGTCAATGGCCGGGCATTTGGGTTTGAGTGTCGAAGAATTCGAACAGATCGAAACGTGTTACTCACCCCCACTGGCTCCTGTCTGGGACCCTGTAACAATAGCAGCCCAAGCACTGTTGCGGAAACTCCAAGCCTCTCGAGGAGGGAAGGCACGCTCGCTCGCAACGGTGGAGAATTAGATAGATGCGAGTTCTGGTTTGCGACACCATTCATCCTGATGGATTGGCGATTCTCCGAGCCGCGGGCCTCCAGGTTGATGATCGGGCAGGCATTGATAGAACCAAACTCATAGAGTTGATCCCAAGATACGAAGTCGTTATCGTTCGTGGCAGAACAAAGATTGATGCCCCCATAATCAAAATAGCAAGGAACTTGAAAATCGTCGGTAGGGCCGGAGTAGGACTCGACAACATCGACGTCGAAGGGGCAAAGGCCCTTGGGATACAGGTTTGGAACACTCCGGGTGCACCCTCGACCAGCGTTGCCGAGTTAACTGTAGGATTGATCCTGTCGTTGTTGCGGAAGATTTCTTTTGCGGATCAGGAGATGAAGGCTGGTCGCTGGATCAAGAACGAGTTGATGGGCGAGGAGCTGCAAGGCAAGAAGGTGGGAGTTATCGGACGTGCAGGTCGGATAGGGAGTGAAGTGTCAAGGATTCTCTCAGTCGGTTTTCAGGCGGAAGTTCTTGGTTACGATGTTGTCAAGCCCCGAGGCGTTCCCGGGCTCAGCTATGAGTTCACCGAATCTATCGAAGAACTTTTGCAGAAATCCGAAATTGTCACCATCCATGTTCCATACACTCCTCAGACTCACTATCTTCTAGATAGTAAGCGGCTAGGGATGATGAGACGAGGGTCCTACTTGATCAATACTTCAAGAGGAGACATCGTTGATGGGCCGAGCCTCCTTGAACTGCTTCGGCAAGGAAAGCTTGGAGGTGCCGGGCTCGATGTCTTTCATCTGGAACCGCCAGTTGATGAATGGGAGAAAGCAATCGTTTCCATGCCTAACGGAGTTACCGTGACAACCTGCCATATAGGCGCCCAGACTCACCAAGCACAGAGAAGGGAGAGCGTGGAGCTTGCTCAGAAGATAATATCCGAAGCCCCAAAGCCTATCTCCAAAGCAACGAAATCCTAGTTCCTCGGACAAGAGAGACCGAGAATCACCTAAAATGAGCCCTAATCTCGATTCTGGAAAGCATCGGGTCAATGTCGGGAAAATCGTTCGGCTTTGTCAGCTTCTTTCCAACCTCATCTGAGCCCTAGATTGTGCCCTGATTACCCTGACTCGCCCATTATCGGCGTCAGATAGGATACGGTTTTTGAAAATAGGGGGTCTTAGCGACCGAGTCCTGCGTCCCATGAGTGGTCCTCTCGGACAGCTGTGAAAATGGGCATCGGTTTCAAATGAGCCACTTCCGAGATTCCTATCAGATAGCGAGTCTTATGGGTAGATTCGATTGATCAGCCGCGGGAACGCTATCGCGTCGCGTATATGATCGAGTTTGCAGACCCAAGAAACGACGCGTTCCAGACCTAGCCCAAATCCCGAATGCGTGACGCTGCCAAACTTTCTCAGATCCAGGTACCATTCGTAGCTTTTGGGGTCTAGTCCCTCCTCACGAATCCTAGCAAGCAAAGCATCGTAATCCTCGATTCTCTGCCCGCCGCCAGTAATCTCGCCATAACCCTCAGGAGCCAGGCAGTCTACGGACATAGTAACCTCTGGGTTCGAGGGGTCAGGCATGTGATAGAACGCCTTCGCTTTCTTTGGATAGTGAGTGACAAAGAACGGCCTGTCAAATTTTACGGTCAAGAGTTTTTCTTGCTCGTACCCGAGATCGTCGCCCCACTTTATCCCGGATTTTTCTCCTCCAATCATCTTGAACGCCTGGTCGTAGGTGATTCTCTCCAATGGTGGCTTCACTTTTTCTAGGTCTTCCACTTTCCGCTCGAACAGGCTGAGTTCAGTCTTACACTGTTCAACAAGCGCTGCCACAATGTGACTCAACAGCTGCTCTTCCACGCCAATGATACAATTCAGATCGCACCATGGCGCTTCAGCCTCCACATGCCAGTACTCGGTCAAGTGTCGCCTAGTCCGGGACTTCTCCGCCCTAAACGATGGAGCAACCGTGTAGATGCTGCCGACACTAGCGATCAGCGCCTCAGCGTATAACTGCCAGCTCTGAGTCAAGTACGCTTTCTGGTCGAAGTATTTCACCTCGAACAAGGTCGCGCCACCTTCGACAGCGGCCGAGGTCAGGGTTGGAACGTGAACCTCAGTGAAACTATGTTTGTCAAACCATTCTCGAACCGCGGCGAGAACAACCGCCCGCACATTGAGAACCGAGCGCATTTTGTCGTTTCTAACGAAGAGATGTCTCTTGTCCAGAAGGAATTCGGGACCATGGAACTGCTTTGCAATTGGAAACTCCTCAAGCGCGGGATAGATGATTCGTCCCGAATCCAGCTGAACCTCTCTCCCACCAGGCGCTCGGGGATCGGCTTTCACCTCACCACTTAGCTCTACACTCGACTCTATCCGAGCCGA carries:
- a CDS encoding hydroxyacid dehydrogenase encodes the protein MRVLVCDTIHPDGLAILRAAGLQVDDRAGIDRTKLIELIPRYEVVIVRGRTKIDAPIIKIARNLKIVGRAGVGLDNIDVEGAKALGIQVWNTPGAPSTSVAELTVGLILSLLRKISFADQEMKAGRWIKNELMGEELQGKKVGVIGRAGRIGSEVSRILSVGFQAEVLGYDVVKPRGVPGLSYEFTESIEELLQKSEIVTIHVPYTPQTHYLLDSKRLGMMRRGSYLINTSRGDIVDGPSLLELLRQGKLGGAGLDVFHLEPPVDEWEKAIVSMPNGVTVTTCHIGAQTHQAQRRESVELAQKIISEAPKPISKATKS
- the asnS gene encoding asparagine--tRNA ligase, translated to MQQVATAREILARTYDGKKVRVHGWLQNKRTGGGIIFLQLRDGSGVIQCTLRKGKADDKIFETFDSARIESSVELSGEVKADPRAPGGREVQLDSGRIIYPALEEFPIAKQFHGPEFLLDKRHLFVRNDKMRSVLNVRAVVLAAVREWFDKHSFTEVHVPTLTSAAVEGGATLFEVKYFDQKAYLTQSWQLYAEALIASVGSIYTVAPSFRAEKSRTRRHLTEYWHVEAEAPWCDLNCIIGVEEQLLSHIVAALVEQCKTELSLFERKVEDLEKVKPPLERITYDQAFKMIGGEKSGIKWGDDLGYEQEKLLTVKFDRPFFVTHYPKKAKAFYHMPDPSNPEVTMSVDCLAPEGYGEITGGGQRIEDYDALLARIREEGLDPKSYEWYLDLRKFGSVTHSGFGLGLERVVSWVCKLDHIRDAIAFPRLINRIYP